Sequence from the Sanguibacter keddieii DSM 10542 genome:
AGCCCGGTCTCGCGGCGGCCGCGCTCGCCACGCTCGACGCCCGCGGCCCGGACTCCACGGGCTGGTCGCTCGCCTGGCGTCTCGCGTTGCGCGCCCGGCTGCGTGACGTCGACGGGGCCGAGGCCGCACTGGGCGCGTTCCTGCGGCCGACCGCCGACGGAGCACCCGCGGGCGCCCCGCCCGGCACGGGTGCCGGGGTGTACCCGAACCTCTTCTGCGCGCACCCGCCGTTCCAGGTCGACGGGAACCTGGGGTTCACCGCCGGTGTCGCCGAGATGCTGCTGCAGTCGCACCGGACGACCGCGGAGACCACCGTCGTCGAGCTCCTCCCAGCCCTGCCGTCGGGGTGGCAGGACGGGAGGGCGACCGGTCTCCGGGCGCGCGGCGGGGTCACGGTCGACCTCGTCTGGCAGTCAGGCCTGGTGGTCGAGGTGGTCCTCGCCGGCCCCGCCGGTCGCCGGGTGGAGCTCACGCTGCCGACGGCCGACGGGCGCCACACCGTGGTGACCGCGGTCGGAGACGGGGACGACGCCGACGACCTGGTCGGAGGTGCTCAGGTCCGGTCAGTCCCGACCGGCCTCGGTGTCGCGTGAGCGGTGTGCCCGCAGCGCGAGCGCGACGACCGCCGTCGCGGCCAGCCCGCAGACCCCGGTGAGCACCAGGCCGCCGCGCACCCCGAGGTGTTCGGTGAACGCCCCCTGGATCAGCCCGCCGGCCGCGTGCCCGCCGAGCAGCAGCGGCATGTAGAACGCCATGACACGGCCGCGGACCTTCGGTGCGGCGCTCAGCTGGACGTAGGTCGCGGCGCTGGTGAGGAAGAACATCGTGGCGGCGCCGATCACCGCGAGCATCACGAGGAACACGGCGTGGTTCGGCGACAGCGCACCGACGCCCTCGGCGACGGCGAAGATGCCAGCCCCGATGACGACGGTCCGCACCCGGAGGTTCCGCAGCCTCGCAGCGGTGACGGCGCCGACGAGCCCGCCGACGGCGCTCACCGAGTTGTAGAGGCCGAAGCCGCCGGAGCCTGTCTGCCACTCGAAGTCGGCGAAGGCGGCGAGGACCACGGGGCCGTTCATCCCGAAGGCGCCCATGAGCCCTGCGAGGACCACCACCCACAGGAGGCGCGGCCGGTCGAGGATGTACCGGGCGCCCTCCCTGAGCTGGCCCTTGGCGCGTGCCACCACGGGCACCCGCGTCATCTCACGGGCCCGCATGAGGCCGAAGAGCGTGACGACCACCAGGCACAGCACCGAGTTGGCCGCGAAGGCCCATCCCTGGCCCACCTGGTGGATGAGAGCGCCGGCGATCGCGGGCCCCACCATGCCGCTCAGCTGGTTGAGCGCGTTGTTGGTGCTGATCGCGGAGCGGAGCATGCTGTCGCCCACGAGCTCGTTGACGAGGACCTGCCGGGCCGGCTGGTCGATCACCGCGACACAGCCGAGCAGGAACGCGAAGCAGTAGATGAGCGGCACGGTGACCAGACCGGCGATGGTGAGGCTCGCCAGCACGGCGGCGAGGACCGCGGCAGTGCCCTGGGCTCCCATGACGAGGCGTCGCTTGTCGTGCCGGTCGGCGATGACGCCGCCCATCGGCCCGAAGGCCAGCAGGGGGAGGAACTGCAGGGCGACGACGACCCCGACGGCCGCCGGGCTCTGGGTGAGCTGGAGGACCAGCCAGTCCTGGGACAGGCGCAGCATCCACACGCCGGTCCCGCCGCTGAACTGCGCGACGAGGAACAGCCGGTAGTTGTGGTTGCGCAGCAGGCTCGGCGCCGGCGTCGCAGCAGGCGGGGTGGGGTGCTCGGAGGGATCGTTCGGTGTGCTCGGACGGGGGTCGAGCGGATCAGTCACAGAGACGCCTTCGTCTGAATGGATTCAACCCTGAGCAGCCTACTCGCACGGAAAGCGCCTGCACAGCGGGTGCCCGGACCGGTGTCCGGAACGCGAGGATCGGCCCGGATGCAGCGTGGAGCCTCGGAAAGGGCTTGCCACTGTGACGCGGGTCGCTGTATTGTAACGATTCACTTCTACGGTTGAAGGCAGTGGGCGGCCCAGGCAACGATGACAGGGCGCTCTTCAATCACCATGAGCAAGGAGGCTCAGATGTCGATCAAGCGATCCGCCCTCAAGGGCATCGCCCTCGCAGCGGTTGCGTCGTTCGCACTCACCGCGTGCGGAGGCGGGGGGAGCGAAGCGGCCCCCACCGAGACCCTGAACACCGAAGAGGACGTCACCATCGTCTTCAACTGGTGGGGCAACGACGACCGG
This genomic interval carries:
- a CDS encoding MFS transporter yields the protein MTDPLDPRPSTPNDPSEHPTPPAATPAPSLLRNHNYRLFLVAQFSGGTGVWMLRLSQDWLVLQLTQSPAAVGVVVALQFLPLLAFGPMGGVIADRHDKRRLVMGAQGTAAVLAAVLASLTIAGLVTVPLIYCFAFLLGCVAVIDQPARQVLVNELVGDSMLRSAISTNNALNQLSGMVGPAIAGALIHQVGQGWAFAANSVLCLVVVTLFGLMRAREMTRVPVVARAKGQLREGARYILDRPRLLWVVVLAGLMGAFGMNGPVVLAAFADFEWQTGSGGFGLYNSVSAVGGLVGAVTAARLRNLRVRTVVIGAGIFAVAEGVGALSPNHAVFLVMLAVIGAATMFFLTSAATYVQLSAAPKVRGRVMAFYMPLLLGGHAAGGLIQGAFTEHLGVRGGLVLTGVCGLAATAVVALALRAHRSRDTEAGRD